A region from the Nocardioides exalbidus genome encodes:
- a CDS encoding glycogen debranching N-terminal domain-containing protein, whose amino-acid sequence MTEVTHDAEPTTTPLAGPALQPLLHDLASCVAAPGVLLTSLDGQLRSGGVSGWYVADTRLLDRWELSVAGSDLDVVRADHRGADRHSFSYVARSIGDLTTADPTVRIDRHRRLDADGLHEELTIESAGAAPVDVELRIDLGSDLAAMPEIKQGRVGPRVRASSVAEGLEWASDEGVVRVVADGSDPDVSPGDGRLTWRLSVGRGSPVTVVLRATTSVAPLFGGGRPAGWSTDLDADDVRLTRLVRQGLADLEGLLLRDGDDRFLAAGSPWFLTLFGRDSLWAARMLAPIDPDLALSTLRTLARRQGSADDPATEEQPGKILHEVRKQVLDLGGQRLPPLYYGTVDATPLFVCTLADAHAWGADREQVRELVPAARRCLEWVVAQSSPSGWLTYIDRTGEGLANQGWKDSHDGIQFADGRLAEPPISLSEVQAYAYDAGVRGGALLAELGEEPVPGLEEWAADLRSRFARDFWVDDADGGHVAVALDRHGVRVDSVASNLGHLLDTGILDPDGARRVAGLLGDERLDSGFGLRTLSAASPRFSRLSYHGGSVWPHDTAIAVRGLASVGRYDDAAGLAAGLVRAAETFDDRLPELYGGDSASDVDSPSAYPAACRPQAWSAAGPIACLVALTGVRPDARSLVLRHPARTTGRLGAWTLRGLRLGGQSFDVAVASDGRVSVTLPPGSTLRVEVDDPVPSDQG is encoded by the coding sequence GTGACGGAGGTTACACACGACGCCGAGCCGACGACAACCCCCCTGGCGGGGCCCGCGCTCCAACCCCTGCTGCACGACCTCGCGTCGTGCGTGGCGGCTCCCGGGGTGCTGCTGACCTCGCTCGACGGGCAGCTGCGCAGCGGGGGCGTGAGCGGGTGGTACGTCGCCGACACCCGGCTGCTCGACCGCTGGGAGCTGTCGGTCGCGGGGTCCGACCTCGACGTGGTCCGGGCCGACCACCGGGGTGCCGACCGGCACTCGTTCTCCTACGTCGCGCGCTCGATCGGCGACCTGACGACCGCCGACCCGACCGTGCGCATCGATCGCCACCGACGCCTCGACGCCGACGGCCTGCACGAGGAGCTGACGATCGAGTCGGCCGGTGCCGCCCCGGTCGACGTCGAGCTCCGCATCGACCTGGGCAGCGACCTCGCGGCGATGCCGGAGATCAAGCAGGGACGGGTGGGGCCACGAGTTCGTGCCTCGTCCGTCGCCGAGGGGCTCGAGTGGGCCTCCGACGAGGGGGTCGTGCGCGTCGTGGCCGACGGCTCGGACCCCGACGTCTCCCCGGGCGACGGCCGCCTGACCTGGCGCCTGAGCGTCGGGCGGGGGAGCCCCGTCACGGTCGTGCTGAGGGCCACCACCTCGGTGGCACCGCTGTTCGGCGGCGGCCGGCCCGCCGGGTGGTCGACCGACCTCGACGCGGACGACGTACGTCTCACGCGGCTGGTGCGCCAGGGTCTCGCCGACCTCGAGGGCCTCCTGCTGCGTGACGGCGACGACCGGTTCCTGGCCGCGGGCAGCCCGTGGTTCCTCACGCTCTTCGGGCGCGACTCGCTCTGGGCGGCGCGCATGCTCGCCCCGATCGACCCGGACCTCGCGCTGTCGACCCTGCGCACCCTGGCCCGTCGTCAGGGGAGCGCCGACGACCCGGCGACCGAGGAGCAGCCCGGCAAGATCCTCCACGAGGTCCGCAAGCAGGTGCTCGACCTCGGCGGACAGCGACTGCCCCCGCTCTACTACGGCACGGTCGACGCCACGCCGCTCTTCGTCTGCACGCTCGCCGACGCCCACGCCTGGGGCGCGGACCGCGAGCAGGTCCGCGAGCTCGTGCCGGCCGCACGTCGCTGCCTCGAGTGGGTGGTGGCGCAGTCGAGCCCCTCGGGCTGGCTCACCTACATCGACCGCACGGGCGAAGGTCTGGCCAACCAGGGCTGGAAGGACAGCCACGACGGCATCCAGTTCGCCGACGGCCGGCTCGCCGAGCCGCCGATCTCGCTGAGCGAGGTGCAGGCCTACGCCTACGACGCGGGAGTCCGCGGTGGCGCGCTCCTCGCCGAGCTGGGCGAGGAGCCCGTGCCCGGCCTCGAGGAGTGGGCCGCGGACCTGCGCTCCCGCTTCGCGCGCGACTTCTGGGTCGACGACGCCGACGGCGGCCACGTCGCCGTCGCGCTCGACCGGCACGGCGTGCGCGTCGACTCGGTCGCCTCGAACCTCGGGCACCTGCTCGACACCGGGATCCTGGACCCCGACGGCGCCCGTCGCGTCGCGGGGCTGCTCGGCGACGAGCGGCTCGACTCGGGCTTCGGGCTCCGCACCCTGTCGGCGGCCTCGCCGCGGTTCTCGCGGCTCAGCTACCACGGCGGATCGGTCTGGCCGCACGACACCGCGATCGCCGTCCGCGGGCTCGCCTCCGTCGGGAGGTACGACGACGCCGCGGGGCTCGCCGCGGGGCTTGTCCGCGCCGCCGAGACCTTCGACGACCGCCTGCCCGAGCTCTACGGCGGTGACTCCGCGTCCGACGTGGACAGCCCGTCGGCGTACCCGGCCGCGTGCCGGCCGCAGGCCTGGTCGGCCGCCGGCCCGATCGCCTGCCTGGTCGCGCTGACCGGCGTCCGGCCCGACGCGCGGTCGCTCGTCCTGCGGCACCCGGCGCGGACGACGGGGCGGCTCGGCGCGTGGACGCTGCGGGGGCTACGGCTCGGCGGGCAGTCCTTCGACGTGGCCGTCGCGTCCGACGGCAGGGTGTCGGTCACCCTGCCGCCGGGGAGCACGCTGCGGGTCGAGGTGGACGACCCGGTGCCCAGTGATCAGGGCTAG
- a CDS encoding lipase family protein — translation MVRRAVTSLVTLLTAMLATLAASTSPAGAVVPEPPRPAFYEAPATLPAANGAVIRSEKMSFLLDPLDATSLVRDANRVLYRTTNRTGKAIAVSGTVLVPRSPWIGVGSRPVIGYAPGTQGMADRCAPSRQFSEGIEYEGIGIEGLLLRGYAVAMPDYEGLGTAGVHTYMDRVSQGRATLDVVRAAQRLPGTGLTTNSPVGIMGYSQGGGAAAAAAELASSYAPDLKVRGAVVGAVPADLQKVASTLDGGLYSAFAFFALRGLAASYDLDLSPYLNARGRATSDQVEQDCVFDLLDHAFVKSSTLSADGQPMSALMAQEPFRSIVEQQRIGTIKPAFPVLVTHSTLDDVIPFSVGKQMARSWCGKGGNIYFSPNVAPLHVGGIVPQTAEALPWFEARFAGIPQISNCWLL, via the coding sequence ATGGTGCGTCGCGCCGTCACGTCACTCGTCACCCTGCTCACCGCCATGCTCGCCACGCTCGCCGCGAGCACGAGTCCGGCCGGCGCCGTCGTGCCGGAGCCGCCCCGTCCCGCGTTCTACGAGGCGCCCGCCACGCTGCCCGCCGCCAACGGTGCGGTGATCCGCAGCGAGAAGATGAGCTTCCTGCTCGACCCGCTCGACGCGACCAGCCTGGTCCGCGACGCCAACCGCGTCCTCTACCGGACGACCAACCGCACCGGGAAGGCCATCGCCGTCTCCGGCACGGTGCTCGTGCCGAGGAGCCCGTGGATCGGTGTCGGTTCGCGGCCCGTCATCGGCTACGCGCCCGGCACCCAGGGCATGGCCGACCGCTGCGCGCCGTCGCGCCAGTTCTCCGAGGGCATCGAGTACGAAGGCATCGGCATCGAGGGGCTCCTGCTCCGGGGGTACGCCGTCGCCATGCCCGACTACGAGGGCCTCGGCACCGCAGGAGTCCACACCTACATGGACCGCGTCTCGCAGGGCCGCGCGACGCTCGACGTCGTCCGCGCCGCCCAGCGCCTGCCCGGCACCGGCCTCACGACGAACAGCCCGGTCGGCATCATGGGCTACTCCCAGGGCGGCGGTGCCGCGGCGGCCGCGGCCGAGCTGGCGTCGTCGTACGCCCCCGACCTCAAGGTGAGGGGCGCCGTCGTCGGCGCCGTCCCGGCCGACCTGCAGAAGGTCGCCAGCACCCTTGACGGCGGCCTCTACTCCGCGTTCGCGTTCTTCGCGCTGCGCGGCCTGGCGGCGAGCTACGACCTCGACCTGTCGCCCTACCTCAACGCCAGGGGCCGCGCCACGAGCGACCAGGTCGAGCAGGACTGCGTCTTCGACCTCCTCGACCACGCATTCGTGAAGTCCTCGACGCTGAGCGCCGACGGCCAGCCGATGTCGGCGCTGATGGCGCAGGAGCCGTTCCGGTCGATCGTCGAGCAGCAGCGGATCGGCACCATCAAGCCGGCCTTCCCCGTGCTCGTCACCCACTCGACCCTCGACGACGTCATCCCGTTCTCCGTCGGCAAGCAGATGGCGAGGTCGTGGTGCGGCAAGGGCGGCAACATCTACTTCTCGCCCAACGTCGCCCCGCTGCACGTCGGCGGCATCGTGCCGCAGACGGCCGAGGCACTCCCCTGGTTCGAGGCGCGCTTCGCCGGCATCCCGCAGATCAGCAACTGCTGGCTGCTCTAG